The region TGATGAGGTTAAATCAAAAGGTGTGGTCAATGAGGCAGTGGAACAGATTGCTTATGCTGATAGAATAATTGTGAATAAGGTATTATTGAGTAATTTATTCGTAGTGCTGGATGACTTTTAGTTTTTCGATTATAAAAAACATAGATTGTTGAGAAAATAGTGCATTGATTTAGATTTAGTAAATAGTTAACTAAATAATGTATAGTATGGTTATGGTTATATATCCTTCCATATATCGAATTCGGAATTATTCTAAAAGTTCTACATCGGGTTATGGAAGGAAATGAATACTTTCTTTGTACCATTTGGATAAATTTCTAGCAAAGCACTTCGGTGTTGTTAAATAACGGCTATTACGCCGACACTGTTGCGCTATTGCACAACAAAACTTTAACAGTTTGCTAATGTTCCGCTATTTAGTACAAAGTTTTGTGAGGTAGAGTGATAGAAAAGCCCTAACAATGCTTCGTATATTTCAATTGTAAATTTTTAAAAATACCCAACTTCAAAGCCCCAACATTTAAATCTTAAAGGGATTTTTTGGAACTTTTCATCTCATTATGAGGTGCAACACCATCTTGCCGCGACAATTATTGTCTCGGCGGCTATGGCTTCCACTACACCAAACTGCTCTGCTACTATAGGGTGCTATTGACTACAGTATATTGCAGTATGGTCGACCTGGTCCTTCTATGCATCTAATTCAAAATTATTCTTGAACTGAACTATGTAGTGCGCAATGGAATGAAATGAATACTTTCTTCTTTGTACAATATATATATTCTATGAAACTGTTTGGATAAAATTCTTGAGAAACAATTGTGCAATAAGAAATATAAAAAACTTGCAAGAATTATGAGTTTTTTCAAAAACAACTTCTCAGAGTTTAAATTAGTTAATGCATCTGAAAAATATCTTATTTTACTTCCCCATGAACATCTATAAGCTTTTAAGGACTTTCTTGCAAGGAATAGCCATAAACTTATTTTAACTGGGAATTCTCTCTAAGCTATACTTTAATACAAAGTGGTTCTAATAATACTCTTGTCTTTCGTGCACCAGACTGATCTTGTTGGCGAACCAGACATTGCTTCTTTGGTCCAGCGGATTAGGGTCAGTCTTTCTCTCTATTGTATCTAAGCGTTCAGTTCTAATCTTAATTTTAACTCATATTTTGAAACAGATGACTAATGCTATTGCATTATTTATTTCAGAAAATTAACACCTTGGCCAATTTGAAACGGACGGAGTATGGAAAGGTGAACTTGGATTATGTTCTTGGCATTGGAGGCTTTGATTTGGAAAGGTACATTTTTGTTTTGTTTCATTCTTTTTCAACTGTTTAATAAAAAGGTAAATTTTAATGTAGGTTTACTTGTTCTCTGCACAATTAGTTTTGTTTTAATCATGTAGATCCTACTAGCCTGTTCTTATActtattttcattttttagtTGACCATATACTGAAATCATTCTCATTTTCCTACCATATAACTTTAAGAACTTTTTGGTGTCTTTCTCTTTATGTATCCAAatgttttttaaatttttataacTCATTCTTCTACCTAAGTTTTAGTTTTTATCTAATGCTTTAAATAGTACTCAAATTTTTCTACCCTTGTCAAATGCATTGATTTTTGCCATGTAACTATGTAAGTCATAACCTTATGTTGGTAGGTATTTAGATATTTCTTCAATTAATATCTTCTGACTATATGATTTGTTCATGTCTTCTTGATCTTTTGAAGGATCGAGAGTGCCGTTAATGATGAAGGATCAAAAGAAGAAGATCATGCCCATGACCACGACCACAACCATAACCATGAACACCATCATCATGATCATGACCACCATCACCATGATGAGTCACATGACCACAAGCATGGTACCTATAAATTTGTCTTGCGTGTTAACTGAATTGATGTCATGTTGTTCTTGTTTTTAACACTTTTCAGGTTGCAACGGTGTATTTTCTTTTAATCGTTGTTCCGTCTAATTTTAGTATTTGCATGGTCTCCATCAGTTTTTACCTATTTGCTTTCCAGTTCAATACTTTCTCGATTCATAAAGACAGTATAATGATACAGCATGTAGAAAACTTTTAATTTTACTGCATAGTTTTGCTATGAAGTAAGtataatttttttgttttatatgCAGATCACCATTCTCACGATCATACTCACGATCCTGGAGTTTCATCTGTGAGCATAGTTTGTGAAGGAAACTTAGATCTTGAGAAGGTTAGTGCTTGCAACTTTTCTGCTTAAAACCAAGTTCATTAATTTCTCTTTTCCATTGGACGCTTAGTGGAATATGTTTGTTTTATATGTTAATCCACAATGTAAAAAATCATTGTTGGCTTTTATGTACCGGAAGTGTAACTAACTAACCTATTTTTTCTTCAGGCTAACATGTGGCTTGGTACCTTATTGATGGAACATAGTGAAGACATTTATAGGATGAAAGGTCTTTTATCTGTTGATGGAATGAATGAAAGATTTGTCTTTCAGGTGATTTTAAATTTACATTTATGCTattgttttttgttttcaatCAAGCGGCTACATTATCTCCATCACTTCTCATCATCCGCTGTTGCCCATACCCGACATACTTTCACTGCTATCATACACGAATTAAGCATGGTTTTTTCTGTAACAGGGAGTTCATGACATATTTCAAGGCTCACCGGAAAGGTTGTGGGGGGCAGATGAACCGAGGACAAACAAAATTGTTTTCATAGGGAAGAACTTGGACACTAAGGAATTGGAAAAGGGTTTCAAGGCATGTTTACTGTGATTTCTACATAATTTTATTACAATGTCCGTAATCTTTATTCTTTTGGATTGTGCGAATTGAATAATTTTGTACAATATAGAATTATGGATCTGCTTACTGTATGAATAGGGAAAATGTTCTCCATTTCTAAAATACCTTCTTTTAATGGAGGTTTTAGCTTCTTCTCTTCAACATTTTTCAGTACTATAGAGAATATCAGAAAACACAATTTGCGACTGTTTTTCAAACACAATAAGTACTAACTAAAATACACATCAAACAGAAGGAATTTAGAACTTATAACTTTTCCTTCTACTTTACTAGACCCTACTTTATCAACAACCTTAACAACAGCATAACCATTAGCACCATAGTATTTTCCAGTTCCTCCAATAACAGCAACATGTGACTCGAAAACATCATTCTTATGAACTCCAAAAAGTCTCAATCCATCTTCGAACTCACCTTTCACAAAACTCACTGTCATAGCCACCATATGACTACTTCCATCTTCTTCACTAGCTACATACACCCCTCGTGCTTTTCCaagtttctttagttcatctcCATCGCCACCTTCAACTAGTAGCTCCTCGTCGATCGGTGTTACCGATCCGAATTCCAGCTCTTGAAATGCTGCTCTTGTAGGAAAAGAGAAACCAATGGTAGAAAGATCAAGTGTTTGTGTTTGAGTTGATTGTGGAATAGGTATCACTTcatttggaggtgaaaattctaGAGGTTTTGGATTTGTGACCTTAGTGGTAGGTTTCTCTGAACTATTATTAGGGTGTGTATCATTTAGCATATGTGGCATTAAAAATGTTATTTTATGATGGCCATGATAGTGATTAGGAGTTGGATTAACAAGAGTTCTAGTTGAGGAAGATATGTTAATGGCACTGATTAACAGAAGTAACATGATAGTTGCTAGAAGAGAAGAGAGATTGGCCATTGTTGCATTGATTCTCTTGGCATTAGTTAGTTAGTTTTTATATAATTATTGTTAGGGTTTTGAATATAAGTGTAGTGGTTAGAAGTTAGAATAAACTACGATCCAACATTAAGTGGTTATAAATATAAAATGACTCATTTGATTAGGTTGTGGATGAATGGAACAAACTCAACCAATACATGATTAAGAAAAAATCAGAATGCTTTTGTTGATTAATCAGTAATCATGATTTATTTTTTGAAGATATATTCTAAAAAGAAATAGTTTTTGAAGATATATTCTAAAAAGAAATAGTTTTTGAAGATATACACAATAAAaacc is a window of Lathyrus oleraceus cultivar Zhongwan6 chromosome 6, CAAS_Psat_ZW6_1.0, whole genome shotgun sequence DNA encoding:
- the LOC127098108 gene encoding uncharacterized protein LOC127098108, whose amino-acid sequence is MACFTEFASTLLGVAYRKPKTFNLLSNNTRIRKTTLLHRSNSSSVSKLLCNNIHTRQVRRFAVASSSTASPPQTDEDEEVSTVIPPDNRIPATIITGFLGSGKTTLLNHILTAEHGKRIAVIENEFGEIDIDGSLVAAKTAGAEDIMLLNNGCLCCTVRGDLVRMISELVTSKKGKFDHIVIETTGLANPAPIIQTFYAEENIFNEVKLDGVVTLVDAKNAARHLDEVKSKGVVNEAVEQIAYADRIIVNKTDLVGEPDIASLVQRIRKINTLANLKRTEYGKVNLDYVLGIGGFDLERIESAVNDEGSKEEDHAHDHDHNHNHEHHHHDHDHHHHDESHDHKHDHHSHDHTHDPGVSSVSIVCEGNLDLEKANMWLGTLLMEHSEDIYRMKGLLSVDGMNERFVFQGVHDIFQGSPERLWGADEPRTNKIVFIGKNLDTKELEKGFKACLL
- the LOC127098112 gene encoding dirigent protein 24 → MLLLLISAINISSSTRTLVNPTPNHYHGHHKITFLMPHMLNDTHPNNSSEKPTTKVTNPKPLEFSPPNEVIPIPQSTQTQTLDLSTIGFSFPTRAAFQELEFGSVTPIDEELLVEGGDGDELKKLGKARGVYVASEEDGSSHMVAMTVSFVKGEFEDGLRLFGVHKNDVFESHVAVIGGTGKYYGANGYAVVKVVDKVGSSKVEGKVISSKFLLFDVYFS